The following coding sequences are from one Salvia hispanica cultivar TCC Black 2014 chromosome 3, UniMelb_Shisp_WGS_1.0, whole genome shotgun sequence window:
- the LOC125209804 gene encoding AAA-ATPase ASD, mitochondrial-like, which translates to MAEMLTKLWSAIGGLMLAYTMLQNFFPHEITTPIKHYSKKLLNFFYPYITINFPEYEADDAFQRSSSYASIKRYLNARSASQAKHLQASVAPDSEAVVLAMAPNSSEEVADVFENIKLWWSSGETQPSSHTITFGPREAEKRFFSLTFHIRHRDAICDRYLKHVLEQGKEIAVMERKRKLFTNNRDNEGGGGPNFGRRRSLWSEVVFDHPATFETLAMDPEKKKGIIDDLTNFSESKDYYKSVGKAWKRGYLLYGPPGTGKSTMIAAMANLLQYDVYDLELTAVKDNTELRRLLIDTSGKSIMVIEDIDCSLVVTGQREKKERDEKKEEEEKDPMKKMMMMGKERKESEVTLSGLLNFIDGLWSACGGERIIVFTTNYVEKLDAALIRRGRMDQHIELSYCGFEAFRVLAKNYLGLEEHDLFGRIEELLGETKMTPADVAENLMPKVKGEDKDGCLMRLVGALEEAKVKAEEEEKVMAQKLAEDEEEKKKKAEEEEEEKKENGVAEIQG; encoded by the coding sequence ATGGCAGAAATGCTAACTAAACTATGGTCAGCAATCGGAGGCCTAATGCTCGCCTACACCATGCTCCAAAACTTCTTCCCTCACGAAATCACCACCCCCATCAAACActactccaaaaagctcctcaACTTCTTCTACCCTTACATCACCATCAACTTCCCCGAATACGAAGCCGACGACGCCTTCCAGCGCAGCTCCTCCTACGCCTCCATCAAGCGCTACCTCAACGCCCGCTCTGCCTCCCAGGCCAAGCACCTCCAAGCCTCTGTCGCCCCCGACTCCGAGGCCGTGGTCCTCGCCATGGCCCCCAACTCCAGCGAGGAGGTCGCCGACGTCTTTGAAAACATCAAGCTCTGGTGGTCCTCCGGCGAGACCCAGCCGTCCAGCCACACCATCACGTTCGGGCCCCGGGAGGCCGAGAAGCGATTCTTCTCCCTCACCTTCCACATCCGCCACCGTGATGCTATCTGCGACCGCTATTTAAAGCACGTGCTCGAGCAAGGGAAGGAGATCGCCGTTAtggagaggaagaggaagctGTTTACTAATAATAGGGACAAcgaaggcggcggcggcccCAACTTCGGGCGGCGGAGGAGTTTGTGGAGTGAGGTGGTGTTTGACCACCCTGCCACATTCGAAACCCTAGCTATGGATCctgagaaaaagaaaggaatAATCGATGATTTAACCAATTTCTCGGAATCAAAGGATTACTATAAATCAGTGGGGAAGGCGTGGAAGAGAGGCTATCTCCTGTACGGCCCGCCCGGGACGGGGAAGTCCACCATGATCGCCGCGATGGCGAATCTGTTACAATACGACGTGTATGATCTGGAGCTGACAGCGGTGAAGGACAATACTGAGTTGAGGAGGCTCCTCATTGACACTTCCGGTAAATCGATTATGGTGATCGAGGATATCGACTGCTCGCTGGTGGTGACAGGGCAGAGGGAGAAGAAGGAAAGGGATGAGAagaaggaagaggaggagaaggatccgatgaagaagatgatgatgatggggAAGGAGAGGAAGGAGAGCGAGGTGACGCTGTCGGGGCTGCTGAATTTTATAGACGGGCTGTGGTCGGCGTGCGGAGGGGAGAGGATCATCGTGTTCACGACCAACTATGTGGAGAAGCTGGATGCGGCGCTGATTCGGAGAGGGAGGATGGACCAGCACATTGAGCTGTCTTACTGTGGATTTGAGGCGTTTAGGGTTTTGGCGAAGAATTATTTGGGTTTGGAGGAGCATGATTTGTTTGGGAGGATTGAGGAGCTGTTGGGGGAGACGAAGATGACGCCGGCGGATGTGGCGGAGAATTTGATGCCTAAAGTGAAGGGTGAGGATAAGGATGGGTGTTTGATGAGATTGGTGGGGGCGTTGGAAGAGGCCAAGGTTAAAGCGGAGGAGGAAGAGAAGGTCATGGCTCAGAAATTAGCTGAAGacgaagaagagaagaagaaaaaggctgaagaagaagaggaggagaagaaagaaaatggcGTTGCAGAAATACAAGGCTAG
- the LOC125209806 gene encoding vacuolar protein sorting-associated protein 26B-like → MNFIVGAFKPACHISVSFSDGKNRKQIPIKKDNGQATTVPLFHSQDNITGTITVEPVSGKKVEHNGIKVELLGQIEMYFDKGNFYDFTSLVRELDVPGEIYERKTFQFEFSTVEMPYETYNGVNVRLRYVLKVTISRGYGGSITHFQDFVVWNYTPPPSINNSIKMEVGIEDCLHIEFEYNKSKYHLKDVIIGKIYFLLVRIKIKNMDLEIRRRESTGSGSNTHVETETLAKFELMDGAPVRGESIPIRLFLSPYELTPTCRNINNKFSVKYYLNLVLVDEEDRRYFKQQEITIYRIGET, encoded by the exons ATG AATTTTATTGTTGGAGCTTTCAAACCAGCATGCCACATTTCAGTTTCATTCTCTGATGGGAAAAACCGTAAGCAg ATCCCAATTAAGAAGGATAATGGTCAAGCAACAACAGTTCCACTCTTTCACAGTCAAGATAATATAACTGGCACG ATTACTGTTGAGCCAGTTTCAGGGAAGAAGGTGGAACACAATGGAATCAAAGTTGAGCTTCTTGGTCAGATAG AAATGTATTTCGACAAAGGAAACTTCTATGACTTTACATCTTTGG TTCGTGAGCTGGATGTTCCGGGAGAAATATATGAAAGGAAAActtttcaatttgaattttcaaccGTGGAAATGCCATATGAGACATACAATGGGGTAAATGTGCGGCTTAG GTATGTCCTAAAAGTAACAATAAGCCGGGGTTATGGTGGAAGCATTACACACTTTCAAGACTTTGTG GTCTGGAATTATACCCCTCCTCCATCAATCAACAACAGCATCAAG ATGGAAGTTGGAATTGAGGACTGCCTTCATATCGAGTTCGAGTACAATAAGAGCAA GTATCATCTGAAAGATGTTATTATAGGAAAAATATACTTTCTTCTCGTaagaatcaaaataaaaaatatggatcTGGAGATTAGGCGACGCGAATCAACAGGGTCAGGGTCCAACACCCATGTTGAGACCGAGACTCTTGCAAAGTTTGAACTGATGGATGGTGCTCCTGTCAGAG GTGAATCAATTCCAATTAGATTGTTCCTCAGCCCATATGAGCTGACTCCTACTTGTCGGaacatcaacaacaaatttagCGTAAAGTACTACTTAAACCTTGTACTTGTTGATGAAGAGGACCGTCGGTATTTCAAGCAACAGGAGATCACAATATACCGCATTGGAGAAACATAG